In the genome of Streptomyces sp. NBC_00190, one region contains:
- a CDS encoding flavin-containing monooxygenase — protein sequence MAQREHVRVAVIGSGFGGLGAAVRLRREGITDFVVLERADSVGGTWRDNSYPGCACDVPSHLYSFSFAPNPDWPRTFSGQPAIRAYLEHVADTFGLRPHIRLDSEVRVMRWDADALRWEIETSAGALTADVVVSATGPLSDPKMPEIPGLAEFPGKVFHSARWDHDYDLRGKRVAMIGTGASAIQIVPAIAPEVERLTLFQRTPPWVMPRTDRAITAVERWLHRQLPFTRAARRGLLWGIRELQVSAFTKRPNQLGLIESLAKANMARSIKDPALRAKLTPSYRIGCKRILLSSEYYPALARPDVDLVASGLKEIRGSVLVAADGTETEVDAIVFGTGFHVTDMPIADRVVGAEGMTLADEWKDGMQALRGATAAGFPNWMTIIGPNTGLGNSSMILMIESQLNYMADYLRQLSVLGGRVALAARPSAVNKWNRHVQARMERTVWNTGGCTSWYLDARGRNTTVWPGTTGEFRKETRGVDLSEYEVLRVRDREPVPAAAKAASRGAARVAAKAAGTTAEASVEATAEVTAEESAA from the coding sequence ATCGCACAACGTGAGCACGTACGCGTGGCGGTGATCGGGTCCGGATTCGGCGGGCTCGGCGCGGCCGTGCGACTGCGACGCGAGGGGATCACCGACTTCGTCGTACTGGAGCGGGCCGACTCGGTCGGCGGGACCTGGCGCGACAACAGCTACCCCGGGTGCGCCTGCGACGTCCCCTCCCACCTGTACTCCTTCTCCTTCGCGCCCAATCCCGACTGGCCCCGGACCTTCTCGGGACAGCCGGCCATCCGCGCCTACCTGGAGCACGTCGCCGACACCTTCGGCCTGCGCCCGCACATCCGCCTCGACTCCGAGGTCCGGGTGATGCGCTGGGACGCGGACGCGCTGCGCTGGGAGATCGAGACCTCCGCCGGTGCGCTCACCGCCGACGTGGTGGTGTCGGCGACCGGGCCGCTGTCCGACCCAAAGATGCCGGAGATCCCCGGGCTCGCCGAGTTCCCCGGCAAGGTCTTCCACTCCGCGCGCTGGGACCACGACTACGACCTCCGCGGCAAGCGCGTCGCCATGATCGGTACGGGTGCCTCCGCCATCCAGATCGTGCCGGCCATCGCCCCCGAGGTGGAGCGCCTGACGCTCTTCCAGCGGACCCCGCCGTGGGTGATGCCGCGCACCGACCGGGCCATCACCGCCGTCGAGCGCTGGCTGCACCGCCAGCTGCCGTTCACCCGGGCGGCGCGGCGCGGGCTGCTGTGGGGCATCCGGGAACTCCAGGTCAGCGCCTTCACCAAGCGGCCGAACCAGCTCGGGCTCATCGAATCGCTCGCCAAGGCCAACATGGCGCGCTCGATCAAGGACCCGGCGCTGCGCGCCAAGCTGACCCCCTCGTACCGGATCGGCTGCAAGCGGATCCTGCTCTCCAGCGAGTACTACCCGGCCCTGGCCCGGCCCGATGTGGACCTGGTCGCCTCCGGGCTGAAGGAGATCCGCGGCTCGGTGCTGGTCGCCGCCGACGGGACGGAGACAGAGGTCGACGCGATCGTCTTCGGCACCGGCTTCCACGTCACGGACATGCCGATCGCGGACCGGGTGGTGGGCGCGGAGGGCATGACCCTCGCGGACGAGTGGAAGGACGGGATGCAGGCGCTGCGCGGGGCCACCGCGGCCGGCTTCCCCAACTGGATGACGATCATCGGCCCGAACACCGGGCTCGGGAACAGCTCGATGATCCTGATGATCGAGTCGCAGCTCAACTACATGGCCGATTACCTGCGGCAGCTGAGCGTGCTGGGAGGGCGGGTCGCGCTCGCGGCCAGGCCGTCCGCCGTCAACAAGTGGAACCGGCACGTGCAGGCCCGGATGGAGCGCACGGTGTGGAACACCGGCGGCTGCACCAGCTGGTACCTGGACGCCCGGGGCCGCAACACCACCGTCTGGCCCGGCACGACCGGCGAGTTCCGCAAAGAGACGAGGGGCGTCGACCTCTCGGAGTACGAGGTCCTGCGCGTCCGGGACCGCGAGCCTGTACCGGCCGCCGCGAAGGCCGCCTCCAGGGGCGCCGCGAGGGTCGCCGCGAAGGCAGCCGGGACAACAGCCGAGGCGAGCGTCGAGGCGACCGCCGAAGTCACCGCCGAGGAGAGCGCCGCGTGA
- a CDS encoding S41 family peptidase yields MSHDVAYLRFPHLHDDLLCFATEDDLWVAPLVPPGDPVGRAWRITVDRTRVSHPRFSPDGRHIAYTTWRSLDPEIHLAPVDGGPARQLSYWGATDTRVCGWTPPDEDGRSDILAVSSHGQPFSYFAWAYSLPTDGSPGGRLPWGPVSDIQVHEDESGERRTLLLTGKPPHEPAAWKRYRGGATGRLWLHGRRLLEDIEGHLDSPMFVDGRIAFLSDHEGIGNLYSCLPDGTDLRRHTDHEEFYARHASSDGSRIVYQCAGDIWLVDSLAQGAAARKLEVRLGGPRAGRRTYQVPAASHVDSLSVDATGRASAVVVRGSLYWLTHRDGPARTIADTPGVRVRLPEMLGSGGQVAYVTDAEGEDAIEIAYLPRASGEREPRRLASGELGRVLELLSDPDGERLAVASNDGRLLLLDTTEQSEGSGGVTELIRSINGPVTDLAFSPDGCWLTWSHPGIGRSLRQIKMARISGPGGRAVIDVTNGRFEDESPVFTRDGRYLAFLSWRGFDPVYDVHTGDLSFPLGCRPYLVPLSSATPSPFALSAEGRPAAGGLDPVEGDSGDTGDGAVMVEVEGLESRVTPFPVSASKYSALYPVHGGGLVWLRWPISGALGETFANPADISGKPTLEHFDLTKARKTELASGLDWFALSGDGTRLVINDDGDLRAVPATESGDSDSTVYLDLRRILHEVDPAAEWRQAYEEAGRIIRAYFWEPKMCGIDWDGVLNQYRSLVERVASPDEFADLLREVLGELGTSHAYVSPARRNEGPPHYQRAIGLLGANLVPRDGTWVVSRILPGESSDSKARSPLAGTGIRDGAVLTHIDGRPVDPVAGPYPLLSAAGGTTVELTFRPADGEGGARRVAIVPLIDERPLRYQDWVSKRRAVVRELSGGRCGYLHIPDMGGSGWAQFNRDLRMEMSRPALIVDVRGNAGGHISELVVEKLTRSILGWDLTRNAQPVSYASNAPRGPIVALADEATSSDGDMITAAFKLLGLGPVVGQRTWGGVVGMTGRHTLGDGTVITVPMNAAWFPEYGWSVENNGVEPDFAVLRTPLDWAEGRHAGLDDAVNLALELLEQDPAAVPPGYTDVPDLRRPKLPPRP; encoded by the coding sequence GTGAGTCACGACGTCGCGTACCTCCGCTTCCCGCACCTCCACGACGACCTGCTGTGCTTCGCCACCGAGGACGATCTTTGGGTGGCGCCCTTGGTTCCCCCTGGAGATCCGGTCGGCCGGGCCTGGCGGATCACCGTCGACCGGACCCGGGTCAGCCACCCGCGCTTCTCCCCGGACGGCAGGCACATCGCCTACACCACCTGGCGGAGCCTCGACCCCGAGATCCACCTGGCCCCCGTCGACGGCGGCCCGGCCCGCCAGCTGAGCTACTGGGGCGCCACCGACACCCGCGTCTGCGGCTGGACCCCGCCCGACGAGGACGGCCGCAGCGACATCCTGGCCGTCTCCTCGCACGGCCAGCCCTTCTCCTACTTCGCCTGGGCGTACAGCCTGCCCACCGACGGCAGCCCCGGCGGGCGCCTGCCCTGGGGGCCGGTCTCCGACATCCAGGTCCACGAGGACGAGTCGGGCGAGCGGCGCACCCTGCTGCTGACCGGCAAACCCCCGCACGAACCCGCCGCCTGGAAGCGCTACCGCGGCGGCGCCACCGGCCGGCTGTGGCTGCACGGCCGGCGGCTCCTGGAGGACATCGAGGGCCACCTCGACTCCCCGATGTTCGTCGACGGCCGGATCGCCTTCCTCTCCGACCACGAGGGCATCGGCAACCTCTACTCCTGCCTGCCCGACGGCACTGACCTGCGCCGGCACACCGACCACGAGGAGTTCTACGCCCGGCACGCCTCCAGCGACGGCTCCCGGATCGTCTACCAGTGCGCGGGGGACATCTGGCTGGTGGACTCGCTGGCCCAGGGCGCCGCCGCGCGCAAGCTGGAGGTCCGGCTCGGCGGCCCGCGCGCGGGCCGGCGCACGTACCAGGTGCCGGCCGCCAGCCACGTCGACTCGCTGTCCGTGGACGCCACCGGGCGGGCCAGCGCGGTCGTGGTGCGCGGCAGCCTGTACTGGCTGACCCACCGCGACGGCCCCGCCCGGACCATCGCCGACACCCCTGGCGTACGGGTGCGGCTGCCCGAGATGCTCGGCAGCGGCGGGCAGGTCGCCTACGTCACCGACGCCGAGGGCGAGGACGCGATCGAGATCGCCTACCTGCCGCGGGCCTCCGGGGAGCGCGAGCCGCGCCGGCTGGCCTCCGGCGAGCTGGGGCGCGTACTGGAGCTGCTGTCGGACCCGGACGGCGAGCGGCTCGCCGTCGCCTCCAACGACGGGCGGCTGCTGCTGCTCGACACCACCGAGCAGTCCGAAGGCTCCGGGGGAGTCACCGAGCTGATCCGGTCCATCAACGGGCCCGTCACCGACCTGGCGTTCTCCCCCGACGGATGCTGGCTGACCTGGTCCCATCCGGGCATCGGACGGTCGCTGCGGCAGATCAAGATGGCCCGGATCTCCGGCCCGGGCGGACGCGCGGTCATCGACGTCACCAACGGCCGCTTCGAGGACGAGAGTCCGGTCTTCACCCGGGACGGGCGCTACCTCGCCTTCCTGTCGTGGCGCGGTTTCGACCCGGTGTACGACGTGCACACCGGCGACCTGTCCTTCCCGCTGGGCTGCCGCCCGTACCTGGTACCGCTGTCCTCGGCGACCCCCTCCCCCTTCGCGCTGTCCGCCGAGGGGCGGCCCGCGGCGGGTGGACTCGACCCGGTGGAAGGGGACTCGGGCGACACCGGCGACGGCGCGGTGATGGTGGAGGTGGAGGGGCTGGAGAGCCGCGTCACGCCCTTCCCGGTGTCGGCGTCCAAGTACTCGGCCCTGTACCCGGTGCACGGCGGCGGGCTGGTGTGGCTGCGCTGGCCGATCTCGGGCGCGCTCGGCGAGACCTTCGCCAACCCCGCCGACATCAGCGGCAAGCCCACGCTGGAGCACTTCGACCTCACCAAGGCCCGCAAGACGGAACTGGCCTCCGGACTGGACTGGTTCGCACTCAGCGGTGACGGCACCCGGCTCGTGATCAACGACGACGGCGACCTGCGGGCCGTCCCGGCCACCGAGTCCGGCGACAGCGACTCGACCGTCTACCTGGACCTGCGGCGCATCCTGCACGAGGTGGACCCGGCGGCCGAGTGGCGCCAGGCCTACGAGGAGGCCGGGCGGATCATCCGCGCCTACTTCTGGGAGCCGAAGATGTGCGGCATCGACTGGGACGGGGTGCTGAACCAGTACCGCTCCCTCGTCGAACGGGTCGCGTCCCCCGACGAGTTCGCCGACCTGCTGCGCGAGGTCCTCGGCGAACTGGGCACCTCGCACGCCTACGTCTCCCCCGCCCGCCGCAACGAAGGCCCTCCGCACTACCAGCGGGCGATCGGGCTGCTCGGTGCCAACCTCGTTCCCCGGGACGGGACATGGGTGGTCAGCCGGATCCTGCCCGGCGAGTCCTCCGACTCCAAGGCCCGCTCCCCGCTGGCCGGCACCGGCATCCGGGACGGCGCGGTGCTCACCCATATCGACGGGCGCCCGGTGGACCCGGTGGCCGGCCCGTACCCGCTGCTGTCCGCGGCAGGCGGAACGACCGTGGAGCTCACCTTCCGGCCCGCCGATGGCGAGGGCGGGGCCCGCAGGGTCGCGATCGTGCCGCTGATCGACGAGCGGCCGCTGCGCTACCAGGACTGGGTGTCCAAGCGGCGGGCCGTGGTCCGGGAGCTCAGCGGCGGCCGGTGCGGCTACCTGCACATCCCCGACATGGGCGGCTCGGGCTGGGCGCAGTTCAACCGCGACCTGCGGATGGAGATGTCCAGGCCCGCGCTGATCGTGGACGTACGCGGCAACGCGGGCGGGCACATCAGCGAGCTGGTGGTGGAGAAGCTGACCCGCTCGATCCTCGGCTGGGACCTGACGCGGAACGCCCAGCCGGTCAGTTACGCCTCCAACGCTCCCCGCGGTCCGATCGTGGCGCTCGCCGACGAGGCGACCTCCTCGGACGGGGACATGATCACCGCGGCCTTCAAGCTGCTGGGTCTGGGCCCGGTGGTGGGCCAGCGCACCTGGGGCGGGGTGGTCGGCATGACCGGCCGGCACACCCTGGGCGACGGCACGGTGATCACCGTGCCGATGAATGCCGCGTGGTTCCCGGAGTACGGGTGGTCGGTGGAGAACAACGGCGTGGAACCGGACTTCGCGGTCCTGCGCACCCCGCTCGACTGGGCGGAGGGGCGGCACGCGGGGCTGGACGACGCCGTGAACCTGGCGCTGGAACTGCTGGAGCAGGACCCGGCCGCGGTGCCGCCCGGCTACACGGACGTGCCGGACCTGCGCCGCCCGAAGCTGCCGCCCAGGCCGTAG
- a CDS encoding SDR family oxidoreductase, which translates to MSARRSLEGQVAVVTGAARGVGELLARKLSARGAKIALVGLEPEALKEVSERLHTDSEHWYADVTDHEAMARVAQEVKQRFGKVDIVVANAGVASGGPFADSDPDAWRRVIEVNLIGGAVTARAFLPVLTESRGYFLQIASLAAITPAPMMTAYCASKSGVEAFAHCLRAEVGHKGVKVGVGYLSWTDTDMVRGADRDEVMRELRQRLPWPSNRTYPLGPAVDRIVAGIERRSAHVYAQWWLRGMQGVRGYLPGIIGAVGQREMKRFEPRLAGVSKGLVGAGGAADEQARTGGTSAR; encoded by the coding sequence GTGAGCGCTCGCAGGAGTCTGGAAGGCCAGGTCGCCGTCGTCACCGGCGCCGCCCGCGGGGTCGGCGAACTGCTCGCCCGCAAACTCTCCGCGCGCGGCGCGAAGATCGCCCTCGTCGGCCTGGAGCCGGAGGCCCTCAAGGAGGTCTCCGAGCGGCTGCACACCGACAGCGAACACTGGTACGCCGACGTCACCGACCACGAGGCAATGGCCCGGGTCGCGCAGGAGGTCAAGCAGCGCTTCGGCAAGGTCGACATCGTCGTCGCCAACGCGGGCGTGGCCTCCGGCGGGCCGTTCGCCGACTCCGACCCCGACGCCTGGCGCCGGGTGATCGAGGTCAACCTCATCGGCGGGGCCGTCACCGCCCGGGCCTTCCTGCCCGTCCTGACCGAGAGCCGCGGCTACTTCCTGCAGATCGCCTCGCTCGCCGCGATCACCCCGGCGCCCATGATGACCGCCTACTGCGCCTCCAAGTCCGGCGTCGAGGCCTTCGCCCACTGCCTGCGCGCCGAGGTCGGCCACAAGGGCGTCAAGGTCGGCGTCGGCTACCTCTCCTGGACCGACACCGACATGGTGCGCGGCGCCGACCGGGACGAGGTCATGCGGGAGCTGCGCCAGCGGCTGCCGTGGCCCTCGAACCGCACCTACCCGCTGGGCCCGGCCGTCGACCGGATCGTCGCGGGCATCGAGCGGCGCTCGGCGCACGTGTACGCCCAGTGGTGGCTGCGCGGGATGCAGGGCGTGCGCGGCTACCTGCCCGGGATCATCGGGGCCGTCGGGCAGCGCGAGATGAAGCGGTTCGAGCCGCGACTGGCCGGTGTCTCCAAGGGACTTGTGGGGGCGGGCGGGGCCGCGGACGAGCAGGCGCGCACCGGGGGCACCTCCGCGCGGTAG
- a CDS encoding TetR/AcrR family transcriptional regulator yields the protein MTEAMAARRSRITPEREAELHGAVLDLLREVGYEALTMDAVAARTKSSKATLYRQWGSKPELVAKALRCTQPVSLREIDTGSLRTDFARMVEHSDDAQMAKDTALMRGLAHAVHESPELHKALRDLLVDPEINGLQAMLQRAVDRGEIRPDCPALAFVPHMLIGAFIALPLIEDRSVDRAFLGDFIDAVVFPALGV from the coding sequence ATGACCGAGGCGATGGCGGCCCGGCGCAGCCGGATCACCCCCGAACGGGAAGCCGAACTCCACGGGGCGGTCCTCGACTTGCTCCGCGAGGTGGGCTATGAGGCGCTGACCATGGACGCGGTCGCCGCCCGCACCAAGTCCAGCAAGGCCACCCTCTACCGCCAGTGGGGGAGCAAGCCGGAGCTGGTCGCCAAGGCCCTGCGATGTACCCAGCCCGTCTCGCTGCGGGAGATCGACACGGGCAGCCTGCGCACGGACTTCGCGCGCATGGTGGAGCACTCGGACGACGCGCAGATGGCCAAGGACACCGCGCTGATGCGGGGTCTGGCCCATGCCGTCCACGAGAGCCCGGAGCTCCACAAGGCACTGCGGGACCTGCTGGTCGATCCGGAGATCAACGGCCTGCAGGCGATGCTCCAGCGCGCGGTGGACCGGGGCGAGATCCGCCCGGACTGCCCTGCACTGGCCTTCGTGCCGCACATGCTCATCGGGGCGTTCATCGCGCTCCCGCTGATCGAGGACCGGTCGGTCGACCGGGCCTTCCTCGGTGACTTCATCGACGCAGTGGTCTTCCCCGCCCTCGGCGTCTGA
- a CDS encoding MMPL family transporter, with protein MATFLYRLGRGAFRRRRLVALLWVALLFVAGFGAASASAPTSGSFSIPGTEAQKAFDVLDKKFPGMSADGATARIVIKAPAGAKVTDPGTKTEVEKIVEGLKSGPGKDQISSVADPYQSQAVSQDGSTAYISAKYKVSGMELTDATRDALKESGKDAQGHGLTVEIGGDALMAAPETGSGEIIGILIAAIVLVITFGSLMAAGLPLLTALIGVGIGVSSITALANVLDLGSTTSTLAMMIGLAVGIDYALFIVSRYRVELAEGRERDEAAGRAAGTAGSAVVFAGLTVVIALVGLAVVNIPMLTKMGFAAAGTVVIAVLVALTLVPAILGFAGKKVLPAGEKSKLFGKGKQASGAEKKANGGTRWARFVLRRPVMVLLAGVIGLGVIAIPASKLEMGLPDDGAQPVSTTQRQAYDLLSDGFGPGFNGPLMVVVDGDKALADSTVERIKGLEGVAAVMPPMPNEAGDASMITVIPKDRPSSTQTEDLVHTIRDGSGDDVMVTGATAMNIDFSQKMNDALLPYLALVVGLAFLLLMLVFRSVLVPLKAALGFLLSVVAALGAVVAVFQWGWLGSLFGVEQTGPIMSMMPIFMVGVVFGLAMDYEVFLVTRMREAYVHGERPGQAVVTGFQYSARVVVAAAIIMIAVFAGFIGASEQMVKMIGFGLAVAVFFDAFVVRMAIVPAVLALLGHKAWWLPRWLDRLLPNVDVEGESLRKHLSGSSDGHGKDRELVNA; from the coding sequence GTGGCCACCTTCCTTTACAGACTCGGCCGGGGCGCCTTCCGGCGCCGCCGTCTCGTCGCCCTCCTCTGGGTGGCGCTGCTGTTCGTCGCCGGCTTCGGCGCGGCCTCGGCGTCCGCCCCCACTTCAGGCTCCTTCTCGATACCCGGCACGGAGGCCCAGAAGGCCTTCGACGTGCTCGACAAGAAGTTCCCGGGAATGTCCGCCGACGGCGCGACCGCCCGGATCGTCATCAAGGCCCCGGCGGGCGCCAAGGTCACCGACCCGGGCACCAAGACCGAGGTCGAGAAGATCGTCGAGGGTCTGAAGTCCGGTCCGGGCAAGGACCAGATCTCCTCGGTCGCCGACCCGTACCAGAGCCAGGCCGTGAGCCAGGACGGCTCCACCGCCTACATCAGCGCCAAGTACAAGGTCAGCGGCATGGAGCTGACCGACGCCACCCGCGACGCGCTCAAGGAGTCCGGCAAGGACGCCCAGGGACACGGGCTCACCGTCGAGATCGGCGGCGACGCGCTCATGGCGGCCCCCGAGACCGGCTCCGGCGAGATCATCGGCATCCTGATCGCCGCGATCGTCCTCGTCATCACCTTCGGCTCGCTGATGGCGGCCGGGCTGCCGCTGCTGACCGCGCTGATCGGCGTGGGCATCGGCGTCTCCTCCATCACCGCGCTGGCCAACGTGCTGGACCTCGGGTCCACCACCTCCACCCTCGCGATGATGATCGGCCTCGCGGTCGGCATCGACTACGCCCTGTTCATCGTCTCCCGCTACCGCGTGGAGCTCGCCGAGGGCCGCGAACGCGACGAGGCCGCCGGGCGGGCCGCCGGAACGGCCGGCTCCGCCGTCGTCTTCGCCGGCCTGACCGTGGTCATCGCCCTCGTGGGCCTGGCCGTCGTCAACATCCCGATGCTGACCAAGATGGGCTTCGCGGCCGCCGGAACCGTGGTCATCGCGGTGCTGGTCGCCCTCACGCTGGTCCCGGCCATCCTGGGCTTCGCGGGCAAGAAGGTCCTGCCGGCCGGCGAGAAGAGCAAGCTGTTCGGCAAGGGGAAGCAGGCCTCCGGCGCCGAGAAGAAGGCCAACGGCGGCACCCGCTGGGCCCGCTTCGTGCTGCGCCGTCCGGTCATGGTCCTGCTGGCCGGCGTGATCGGCCTCGGCGTCATCGCCATCCCGGCGAGCAAGCTGGAGATGGGCCTGCCGGACGACGGTGCCCAGCCGGTCTCCACCACCCAGCGCCAGGCGTACGACCTGCTGTCCGACGGCTTCGGCCCGGGCTTCAACGGCCCGCTGATGGTCGTCGTGGACGGGGACAAGGCTCTGGCCGACTCCACCGTCGAGCGGATCAAGGGCCTGGAGGGCGTGGCCGCGGTCATGCCGCCGATGCCCAACGAGGCCGGCGACGCCTCGATGATCACCGTCATTCCGAAGGACCGTCCGTCCTCCACCCAGACGGAGGACCTGGTCCACACGATCCGCGACGGCAGCGGGGACGACGTCATGGTCACCGGCGCCACCGCGATGAACATCGACTTCTCGCAGAAGATGAACGACGCGCTGCTGCCCTACCTCGCGCTCGTCGTCGGCCTCGCCTTCCTGCTGCTGATGCTGGTGTTCCGCTCGGTCCTGGTCCCGCTCAAGGCGGCCCTCGGCTTCCTGCTCTCGGTCGTCGCCGCCCTCGGCGCGGTCGTCGCGGTCTTCCAGTGGGGCTGGCTGGGCTCGCTCTTCGGCGTGGAGCAGACCGGCCCGATCATGTCGATGATGCCGATCTTCATGGTGGGTGTCGTCTTCGGCCTGGCCATGGACTACGAGGTCTTCCTCGTCACCCGGATGCGCGAGGCGTACGTGCACGGCGAGCGCCCGGGCCAGGCCGTCGTGACCGGCTTCCAGTACAGCGCGCGGGTGGTCGTGGCCGCCGCCATCATCATGATCGCCGTGTTCGCGGGCTTCATCGGAGCCAGTGAGCAGATGGTCAAGATGATCGGCTTCGGTCTGGCCGTCGCCGTCTTCTTCGACGCCTTCGTGGTCCGGATGGCCATCGTCCCGGCGGTGCTCGCACTGCTCGGGCACAAGGCCTGGTGGCTGCCGCGCTGGCTGGACCGGCTGCTGCCGAACGTGGACGTGGAGGGCGAGAGCCTGCGCAAGCACCTCTCCGGCAGCTCCGACGGCCACGGCAAGGACCGCGAACTGGTCAACGCCTGA
- a CDS encoding MerR family transcriptional regulator yields MAKEETEAKTVREYRTEELAEAAGIPVRTLRFYRERKLLPPPRREGRIAWYDDHHLARLRTIAALLERGHTLGGIAELTAAFESGRDVSQLGQLLGIGWSEETPVRLTPEALADYFEGEVTPENLAASLDLGYLATDGDEIVHVSRRLLDVSSALVREGVPLSAVLETGRRVREHADAMAALFTELITVHISQDALPRLRPLAKSVVEAELAMAMDRLLASGSGQTPSS; encoded by the coding sequence GTGGCGAAGGAAGAGACGGAAGCGAAGACAGTGCGCGAGTACCGCACGGAGGAACTGGCCGAGGCGGCGGGCATCCCCGTCCGCACCCTGCGCTTCTACCGCGAGCGCAAGCTCCTGCCGCCACCGCGCCGCGAGGGCCGCATCGCCTGGTACGACGACCACCACCTGGCCCGGCTGCGCACCATCGCCGCCCTGCTGGAGCGCGGCCACACCCTCGGCGGCATCGCGGAGCTGACCGCCGCCTTCGAGAGCGGCCGCGACGTCAGCCAGCTCGGTCAGCTGCTCGGCATCGGCTGGTCGGAGGAGACCCCGGTCCGGCTGACCCCGGAGGCGCTGGCCGACTACTTCGAGGGCGAGGTCACCCCGGAGAACCTGGCGGCCTCGCTCGACCTCGGCTACCTCGCCACCGACGGCGACGAGATCGTGCACGTCAGCCGGCGCCTGCTGGACGTCTCCTCGGCCCTGGTCCGCGAGGGCGTCCCGCTCTCGGCCGTCCTGGAGACGGGCCGCCGCGTGCGCGAGCACGCGGACGCGATGGCGGCCCTGTTCACCGAGCTGATCACGGTCCACATCTCGCAGGATGCCCTCCCGCGCCTGCGCCCGCTGGCCAAGAGCGTGGTCGAGGCCGAACTGGCGATGGCGATGGACCGCCTCCTGGCGTCCGGATCCGGTCAAACACCCAGCTCGTAG
- a CDS encoding alpha/beta fold hydrolase, with the protein MSRPPHVTTGRYAPPVARREFAAVSADGARLHVEVHGDEGAPAVVLAHGWTCSTAFWAAQIRELAEDHRVIAYDQRGHGRSPAAREHSTTALADDLVAVLEAALAPGERAVVAGHSMGGMTIMAAAARPEFAERVAAALLCSTGSARLVAEARVVPLRPGSARTRITGAVLGSRAPLGPVTPVTKKVLKYATMGAGSAPDKVEACARIVHACPTAVRRAWSHVLAGLDLDADVARLTVPTAVIGGKDDRLTPVVHARGLAAALPHCVGLTELTGMGHMTPIEAPEAVTDAVRELASLYLAAPNTTEKEKTP; encoded by the coding sequence GTGAGCCGCCCGCCGCACGTCACCACCGGCCGGTACGCGCCCCCGGTCGCGCGCCGCGAGTTCGCCGCCGTCTCCGCCGACGGGGCCCGGCTGCACGTCGAGGTCCACGGGGACGAGGGCGCGCCGGCCGTGGTGCTGGCGCACGGCTGGACCTGCTCCACCGCGTTCTGGGCCGCCCAGATACGGGAACTGGCCGAGGACCACCGGGTCATCGCCTACGACCAGCGCGGCCACGGGCGCAGCCCCGCCGCCCGGGAGCACAGCACCACCGCCCTCGCCGACGACCTGGTCGCCGTACTCGAAGCGGCCCTCGCCCCGGGGGAGCGGGCGGTCGTCGCCGGGCACTCCATGGGCGGCATGACGATCATGGCGGCCGCGGCCCGCCCGGAGTTCGCCGAACGTGTGGCGGCCGCGCTGCTGTGCAGCACCGGCAGCGCCCGGCTGGTCGCGGAGGCGCGCGTCGTGCCCCTGCGCCCCGGGAGCGCGCGGACGCGTATCACCGGCGCGGTCCTCGGCTCCCGCGCCCCGCTCGGGCCCGTCACGCCCGTCACGAAGAAGGTCCTCAAGTACGCGACCATGGGCGCCGGTTCCGCGCCCGACAAGGTCGAGGCGTGCGCCCGTATCGTGCACGCCTGCCCCACCGCGGTCCGCCGCGCGTGGTCCCACGTGCTGGCCGGACTGGACCTGGACGCAGACGTTGCCCGGCTCACCGTGCCCACCGCCGTCATCGGCGGCAAGGACGACCGGCTCACCCCCGTCGTGCACGCCCGCGGGCTCGCGGCCGCGCTCCCGCACTGCGTGGGGCTCACCGAGCTCACCGGCATGGGGCACATGACACCGATCGAGGCCCCGGAGGCCGTCACCGACGCCGTGCGCGAGCTGGCCTCGCTGTATCTCGCCGCGCCGAACACCACCGAGAAGGAGAAGACGCCGTGA